In a single window of the Cupriavidus sp. P-10 genome:
- the ampD gene encoding 1,6-anhydro-N-acetylmuramyl-L-alanine amidase AmpD gives MIRPSQPNPPAPSRAFLPDADGWVPAARRVPSPNFDQRPPGMPVDLVVLHNISLPPGQFGSGDIEAFFQNRLDPDKHPFFATIHQVQVSAHFLVTRQGELVQFVPCTQRAWHAGQSDFFGRTRCNDFSIGIEIEGCDDLPFTPAQYDTVAALVPALMATYPVRAIAGHSDIAPGRKTDPGPHFDWDRFAAGAAVPPGMLPYRHTTG, from the coding sequence ATGATCAGGCCGAGCCAGCCCAACCCGCCCGCGCCCTCGCGAGCCTTCCTGCCCGACGCAGACGGCTGGGTGCCCGCCGCCCGCCGCGTGCCATCGCCCAATTTCGACCAGCGCCCGCCCGGCATGCCGGTGGACCTGGTGGTGCTGCACAACATCAGCCTGCCGCCCGGCCAGTTCGGCAGCGGCGACATCGAGGCGTTCTTCCAGAACCGGCTCGACCCGGACAAGCACCCGTTCTTCGCCACCATCCACCAGGTCCAGGTGTCCGCGCACTTCCTGGTGACGCGGCAGGGCGAACTGGTGCAGTTCGTGCCGTGCACGCAGCGCGCCTGGCATGCCGGCCAGTCCGACTTCTTCGGCCGCACGCGCTGCAACGACTTTTCGATCGGCATCGAGATCGAGGGCTGCGACGACCTGCCATTCACCCCCGCCCAGTACGACACCGTGGCCGCGCTGGTGCCGGCTCTGATGGCAACCTATCCGGTGCGGGCGATCGCCGGCCACAGCGACATCGCCCCGGGACGCAAGACCGATCCCGGCCCGCATTTCGACTGGGACCGCTTCGCCGCCGGTGCAGCCGTGCCGCCAGGCATGTTGCCCTATCGGCATACCACAGGGTGA
- a CDS encoding hypoxanthine-guanine phosphoribosyltransferase, with amino-acid sequence MMSAVQARELWANSEEIVSAEEVQASLDRMAAEITAKMGDAFPLVLSVMGGAVVFTGMLLPKLAFPLEFDYIHLSRYNNKTVGGEMQWRVAPRESVKDRVVLVLDDILDEGETMAAIRQRIMDMGAREFHAAVLCEKTLTKLKPMHPDFCGFTVPDRYVFGCGMDAKGYWRNLGAIRAMI; translated from the coding sequence ATGATGAGCGCCGTACAGGCCCGCGAACTGTGGGCCAACTCCGAAGAAATCGTCTCGGCCGAGGAAGTCCAGGCATCGCTGGACCGCATGGCCGCCGAGATCACCGCCAAGATGGGCGATGCCTTCCCGCTGGTGCTGTCCGTGATGGGCGGCGCGGTGGTGTTCACCGGCATGCTGCTGCCCAAGCTGGCGTTCCCGCTGGAGTTCGACTACATCCACCTCTCGCGCTACAACAACAAGACCGTTGGCGGCGAGATGCAGTGGCGCGTGGCCCCGCGCGAATCGGTCAAGGACCGCGTGGTGCTGGTGCTGGACGACATCCTGGATGAAGGCGAAACCATGGCCGCAATCCGGCAGCGCATCATGGACATGGGCGCCAGGGAATTCCACGCCGCGGTGCTGTGCGAGAAGACGCTGACCAAGCTCAAGCCGATGCACCCGGACTTCTGTGGTTTTACCGTGCCGGATCGCTATGTGTTCGGGTGCGGGATGGATGCCAAGGGATACTGGCGGAACCTGGGCGCGATTCGGGCGATGATCTGA
- a CDS encoding sensor histidine kinase, with protein MTEPALSGWQRLNAWRGLAHLWRQDEPPEFHWRLLRYFCWTRVAVGLLLLGYALMRRGEPAPTSLPPSLLPDLSFGLAGIEHAAAMTVAVPYLGIALAMLAGTLWRRHFHLRVRVQVLADLALLALVFHAIGHPASQGQADGLAMIFLLPALQAGALTSLPFALFAASISALVVMGGPFMHTILLRQADAGLLGSGLFGLVFMIAALLMYMLANRQIAQERLALAREQELRMQQLVNRLMVNDMQDGVMLVRANGSVVAANPAAVVLLGVQAHERIYSRRLGASAEQGSGGGSDAVLFDLRRIPRLQPLMEMLRDWLRRNDDVPRILQLLPMATGAALADGTMQHTRLRLRFVLPGLAGLRSTLAHGRTVPSQLDTAAWNELSPEAAARLRLAIAQNEAMAWSQEDEALLRSEMRDTVLVHIESWERIAEQVQQEKLAAMGRLVASIAHQIRNPLAAISQASELLADSARQEPVATERSDNTGGADVDIDARLLRIINDNVRRLDQVVSDVLQMSRRPRTGRSTVHLAQALPEIVERWRLEMRSRRPRAGETRPAGRADVNANAIRLTVDVAQPVVFDAAQLQQVLGNLLDNAWRYCSRLPGSIRLLAHALDQHHAELIVWNDGAEVSREHQRSLFEPFFTSNAQGTGLGLFMARELCGANDAQVRYGAVSVPALVERTGVLAAAARDTLPAKAFVLTLRIETADAAVA; from the coding sequence ATGACCGAACCGGCGCTGTCAGGCTGGCAGCGGCTGAACGCCTGGCGCGGCCTGGCCCACCTGTGGCGCCAGGACGAACCGCCCGAATTCCACTGGCGCCTGCTGCGCTATTTCTGCTGGACCCGCGTGGCCGTGGGCCTGCTGCTGCTCGGCTACGCGCTGATGCGGCGCGGCGAACCTGCCCCCACGTCATTGCCGCCTTCGCTGCTGCCGGATCTGTCCTTCGGGTTGGCCGGCATCGAGCATGCGGCGGCCATGACCGTCGCCGTGCCTTACCTCGGCATTGCGCTGGCGATGCTCGCCGGCACGCTGTGGCGCCGCCATTTCCACCTGCGGGTGCGCGTGCAGGTGCTGGCCGACCTGGCGTTGCTGGCGCTGGTCTTCCACGCCATCGGCCACCCCGCCAGCCAGGGCCAGGCCGACGGGCTCGCCATGATCTTCCTGCTGCCCGCCCTCCAAGCTGGCGCGCTCACCAGCCTGCCGTTCGCGCTCTTTGCCGCGTCGATCTCCGCGCTGGTGGTGATGGGTGGCCCTTTCATGCACACCATCCTGCTGCGCCAGGCCGATGCCGGGCTGCTCGGCTCGGGCCTGTTCGGCCTGGTGTTTATGATCGCGGCGCTGCTGATGTATATGCTGGCCAACCGCCAGATCGCGCAGGAGCGGCTGGCGCTGGCGCGCGAGCAGGAATTGCGCATGCAGCAGCTGGTCAACCGGCTGATGGTCAATGACATGCAGGATGGCGTGATGCTGGTGCGCGCCAACGGCTCGGTGGTGGCGGCCAACCCGGCGGCGGTGGTGCTGCTGGGCGTGCAGGCGCATGAGCGGATCTATTCGCGCCGGCTTGGGGCGTCGGCGGAGCAGGGCAGCGGCGGCGGCAGCGATGCCGTGCTGTTCGACCTGCGCCGCATCCCGCGCCTGCAGCCGCTGATGGAAATGCTGCGCGACTGGCTGCGCAGGAATGACGACGTGCCGCGCATCCTGCAACTGCTGCCGATGGCGACCGGCGCCGCGCTGGCCGACGGCACCATGCAGCACACCCGGCTGCGGCTGCGCTTTGTGCTGCCGGGGCTGGCGGGTTTGCGCTCGACGCTGGCGCACGGGCGCACGGTGCCGTCGCAACTCGATACCGCCGCCTGGAACGAGCTCTCGCCCGAGGCCGCCGCCCGCCTGCGCCTGGCGATCGCGCAGAACGAGGCCATGGCCTGGTCGCAGGAAGACGAAGCCCTGCTGCGCAGCGAGATGCGCGATACCGTGCTGGTCCATATTGAAAGCTGGGAACGCATCGCGGAACAGGTGCAGCAGGAAAAGCTGGCCGCGATGGGCCGCCTGGTGGCCAGCATCGCACACCAGATCCGCAACCCGCTGGCGGCCATCAGCCAGGCCAGCGAGCTGCTGGCCGACTCCGCGCGGCAGGAGCCTGTTGCCACGGAGCGGTCAGATAACACCGGCGGCGCCGACGTCGATATCGACGCCCGCCTGCTGCGCATCATCAACGACAACGTGCGCCGGCTCGACCAGGTGGTGTCCGACGTGCTGCAGATGTCGCGCCGTCCGCGCACCGGCCGCAGCACCGTGCACCTGGCGCAGGCGCTGCCCGAGATCGTCGAGCGCTGGCGCCTGGAAATGCGTTCGCGCCGCCCGCGCGCCGGCGAGACCCGCCCGGCCGGCCGCGCCGACGTCAATGCCAACGCCATCCGCCTGACCGTGGACGTGGCCCAGCCAGTGGTGTTCGACGCCGCACAGCTGCAACAGGTGCTGGGCAACCTGCTCGACAATGCCTGGCGCTACTGCAGCCGGCTGCCCGGCTCGATCCGGCTGCTGGCGCACGCGCTGGACCAGCACCACGCCGAGCTGATCGTCTGGAACGACGGCGCCGAGGTCTCGCGCGAGCACCAGCGCAGCCTGTTCGAACCTTTCTTCACCAGCAACGCGCAGGGCACCGGCCTCGGCCTGTTCATGGCGCGCGAGCTGTGCGGCGCCAACGACGCGCAGGTGCGCTACGGCGCCGTTTCGGTACCGGCGCTGGTGGAGCGCACCGGCGTGCTGGCAGCGGCCGCGCGCGATACACTGCCGGCCAAGGCCTTCGTGCTGACGCTGCGCATCGAGACCGCCGACGCGGCCGTCGCATGA
- a CDS encoding lytic transglycosylase domain-containing protein, whose protein sequence is MRAARALPAARRLAGGLLLALAAAAAHAGAQKEEDLADSVRGALAAAIADDRPTRPVFASGGERLAYLKWLGEMSSRLASRIPEPHMRVELIETAYYEAKRAGLEPALVLGLVQVESNFRKYAISSAGARGLMQVMPFWVRTIGDNDPRKLFHLQSNLRYGCTILRHYLDREQGDLYLALGRYNGSRGRPEYPNAVLAAWKRWQYSEASVTVAGEPENAPARAPRALPSDPPERNPFSPRRVANPS, encoded by the coding sequence ATGCGCGCCGCACGCGCACTGCCCGCCGCCCGCCGCCTTGCCGGCGGGTTGCTGCTGGCGCTGGCCGCGGCGGCCGCGCATGCCGGCGCGCAGAAGGAAGAAGACCTGGCCGATTCCGTGCGCGGCGCGCTGGCCGCCGCGATTGCCGACGACCGGCCCACGCGGCCGGTCTTTGCTTCCGGCGGCGAGCGCCTGGCTTACCTGAAATGGCTGGGCGAAATGTCCTCGCGCCTGGCCTCGCGCATCCCTGAGCCGCATATGCGCGTGGAATTGATCGAGACCGCCTACTACGAGGCCAAGCGCGCCGGGCTGGAGCCAGCGCTGGTGCTGGGCCTGGTCCAGGTCGAGAGCAATTTCCGCAAGTACGCGATCAGCTCGGCCGGCGCGCGCGGGCTGATGCAGGTGATGCCGTTCTGGGTCCGCACCATCGGCGACAACGACCCGCGCAAGCTGTTCCATCTGCAGAGCAACCTGCGCTACGGCTGCACCATCCTGCGCCACTACCTGGACCGTGAGCAGGGCGATCTGTATCTGGCGCTGGGCCGCTACAACGGCAGCCGCGGCCGCCCCGAATATCCCAATGCGGTACTGGCGGCGTGGAAGCGCTGGCAGTATTCCGAAGCTTCCGTCACTGTCGCAGGCGAACCGGAGAATGCGCCGGCGCGCGCCCCCCGTGCGCTGCCCTCCGATCCACCGGAGCGCAATCCTTTTTCGCCGCGCCGCGTCGCCAACCCGTCATGA
- a CDS encoding LysE family translocator: protein MEVSQLAAGTGVFAAFAGFALVSSITPGPNNTMLLASGVNFGFLRTVPHLLGVSIGFALMVALVGLGLGSLFHAFPWTWQMLRVVATVYLVWLAWKLATAGGVQDQQVARPMGFWAAAAFQWVNPKAWVMAVGACSTYVLHGNLWLNVLLLAGIFGVVNLPSVAMWALCGSALRRWLARPKVLRAFNIGMAVLLLASLWPILASHQS from the coding sequence ATGGAAGTATCCCAACTCGCCGCCGGCACCGGTGTCTTTGCCGCTTTTGCCGGCTTTGCGCTGGTATCGTCGATCACCCCCGGTCCGAATAACACGATGCTGCTGGCTTCCGGCGTGAACTTCGGGTTCTTGCGCACGGTGCCGCACCTGCTCGGCGTCAGCATTGGCTTTGCGCTGATGGTGGCGCTGGTCGGGCTGGGGCTGGGGTCGCTGTTCCACGCCTTCCCGTGGACCTGGCAGATGCTGCGCGTGGTGGCCACTGTCTACCTGGTCTGGCTGGCATGGAAGCTCGCCACGGCTGGCGGCGTGCAGGACCAGCAGGTGGCACGGCCGATGGGCTTCTGGGCCGCGGCGGCGTTCCAGTGGGTCAATCCCAAGGCGTGGGTGATGGCCGTGGGCGCGTGCAGCACCTATGTGCTGCACGGCAACCTGTGGCTCAACGTGCTGCTGCTGGCCGGGATCTTCGGGGTGGTGAACCTGCCCAGCGTGGCGATGTGGGCGTTGTGTGGCTCGGCGCTGCGGCGCTGGCTGGCGCGGCCGAAGGTGCTGCGGGCGTTCAATATCGGGATGGCGGTGTTGTTGCTGGCTTCCCTGTGGCCGATCCTGGCGTCGCACCAAAGCTGA
- a CDS encoding PP0621 family protein has translation MARILILLAVVLGVFWWLRARAEARLAQQRARQQASEAAARANANANAGQPADAEPMVQCAQCGVHLPMGDAIAWRGLHYCRRSHLPDEASHTDDGGARP, from the coding sequence ATGGCACGTATCCTGATCCTGCTGGCCGTGGTGCTGGGCGTCTTCTGGTGGCTGCGCGCCCGCGCCGAAGCGCGGCTGGCGCAGCAACGGGCCCGGCAGCAAGCCAGCGAAGCCGCAGCCCGCGCCAACGCCAATGCCAATGCCGGCCAGCCCGCCGACGCCGAACCGATGGTCCAGTGCGCCCAGTGCGGCGTACACCTGCCGATGGGTGACGCCATCGCCTGGCGCGGCTTGCACTACTGCCGCCGCAGCCACCTGCCTGACGAGGCCAGCCACACCGACGACGGCGGCGCGCGTCCATGA
- the ffh gene encoding signal recognition particle protein codes for MLDNLTQRLARVVKTMRGEARLTEANTAEMLREVRLAMLEADVALPVVREFIARVKEKALGEDVITSLTPGQALVGVVQRELTSVIGGAEAAGGNNKEAELNLAVQPPAIILMAGLQGAGKTTTVGKLAKWLKENKKKKVLTVSCDVYRPAAIAQLKTVSEQVGADFFPSQPDQKPVDIARAAVDWARKHYHDVLIVDTAGRLGIDELMMQEIAALHAELKPAETLFVVDAMLGQDAVNTAKAFNDTLPLTGVVLTKLDGDARGGAALSVRHITGRPIKFVGVGEKLDGLEPFYPDRMAQRILGMGDIMALVEEAQRGVDMEAAEKLAKKIKKTGDFDLEDFKAQIGQMKKMGGMASLVDKLPAQFAQQAQGANMDQAEKQVARMEGIINSMTPAERAKPDLIKASRKRRIAAGAGVPVQEVNRLLNQFDQMQSMMKKLKGGGMMKMMRQMGAMKGGMKGLFNR; via the coding sequence ATGCTGGACAATCTCACTCAACGCCTGGCGCGTGTGGTCAAGACCATGCGCGGCGAGGCGCGCCTGACCGAGGCCAACACCGCCGAGATGCTGCGCGAAGTGCGCCTTGCCATGCTCGAAGCCGACGTGGCGCTGCCGGTCGTGCGCGAATTCATCGCCCGCGTCAAGGAAAAGGCGCTGGGCGAGGATGTGATCACCAGCCTGACGCCGGGCCAGGCGCTGGTCGGCGTGGTCCAGCGCGAGCTGACCTCGGTCATCGGCGGCGCCGAGGCCGCCGGCGGCAACAATAAGGAAGCCGAGCTGAACCTGGCCGTGCAGCCACCCGCCATCATCCTGATGGCCGGCCTGCAAGGTGCCGGCAAGACCACAACCGTCGGCAAGCTGGCCAAGTGGCTCAAGGAAAACAAGAAGAAGAAGGTGCTGACGGTCTCTTGCGACGTCTACCGCCCCGCCGCTATCGCCCAGCTGAAGACCGTTTCCGAGCAGGTCGGCGCTGATTTCTTCCCGTCGCAGCCGGACCAGAAGCCGGTCGATATCGCCCGCGCGGCGGTGGACTGGGCGCGCAAGCACTACCACGACGTGCTGATCGTCGATACGGCCGGCCGTCTGGGTATCGACGAGTTGATGATGCAGGAAATCGCCGCCCTGCACGCCGAGCTGAAGCCGGCCGAGACCCTGTTCGTGGTCGACGCCATGCTCGGCCAGGACGCGGTCAATACCGCCAAGGCCTTCAACGATACCCTGCCGCTGACCGGCGTGGTGCTGACCAAGCTGGACGGCGATGCGCGCGGCGGTGCCGCGCTGTCGGTGCGCCATATCACCGGCCGCCCGATCAAGTTCGTCGGCGTCGGCGAAAAGCTGGACGGGCTGGAGCCGTTCTACCCGGACCGCATGGCCCAGCGCATCCTGGGCATGGGCGACATCATGGCGCTGGTCGAGGAAGCCCAGCGCGGTGTCGACATGGAAGCGGCCGAGAAGCTGGCCAAGAAGATCAAGAAGACCGGCGATTTCGACCTGGAAGACTTCAAGGCGCAGATCGGCCAGATGAAGAAGATGGGCGGCATGGCCAGCCTGGTCGACAAGCTGCCGGCGCAGTTCGCCCAGCAGGCGCAGGGCGCCAACATGGACCAGGCCGAGAAACAGGTGGCCCGCATGGAAGGCATCATCAACAGCATGACGCCGGCCGAGCGCGCCAAGCCCGACCTGATCAAGGCCAGCCGCAAGCGCCGCATTGCCGCGGGCGCCGGCGTGCCGGTACAGGAGGTCAACCGCCTGCTGAACCAGTTCGACCAGATGCAATCCATGATGAAAAAGCTCAAGGGCGGCGGCATGATGAAGATGATGCGCCAGATGGGCGCGATGAAGGGCGGCATGAAGGGCCTCTTCAATCGTTGA
- a CDS encoding sigma-54-dependent transcriptional regulator has product MPSRTPDPILVIDDEADLRELLDISIRRMGHDVVLAGSLAEARQKLEQGRYSLVLTDMRLGDGLGIEIVRQLSAAPERIPVAVITAYGSADNAVEALKAGAFDYIAKPVSLEQLRSLVLNALGRQQRDSTEADAGGSAGADAAADRAAALLPGHSAAMQEVRRSLSRLARSMAPVVISGESGSGKERAARAIHAISARASHPFIAVNCGAIPETLMESEFFGHVKGAFTGADGERGGFFHAANGGTLLLDEVADLPLAMQVKLLRALQERRVRKIGASREDAVDVRVMCASHKDLAAMVAAGQFRQDLYYRLNVLALRMPTLRERGEDIPVLARAILDHLAVRYGDPHPKRLAPAALEQLAAYRFPGNVRELENLLERAYAFAESDQIEVADLGPLDAGAPGAGLMAPAPTMASPVPATQYAPWGAPGMWAPMPPAAAPTPAVVAEPAAAPQAAAPSTAQPEPAGDATERACRGIVFPIDLTARLEAVERELILQALAQTNFNRTAAAPLLGLNLRQLRYRIQQLGIREAMDAADRGVAENAGDGAGEGTP; this is encoded by the coding sequence ATGCCATCCCGAACGCCCGATCCCATCCTCGTCATCGACGACGAGGCCGACCTGCGCGAGTTGCTCGACATCTCCATCCGGCGCATGGGCCATGACGTGGTGCTGGCCGGATCGCTGGCCGAGGCGCGGCAGAAGCTGGAGCAGGGCCGCTACAGCCTGGTGCTGACCGACATGCGGCTGGGCGACGGCCTGGGCATCGAGATCGTGCGGCAGCTGTCGGCCGCGCCCGAGCGCATCCCGGTGGCGGTCATCACCGCCTACGGCAGCGCCGACAACGCCGTCGAGGCGCTCAAGGCCGGCGCTTTCGACTACATCGCCAAGCCGGTCTCGCTGGAGCAGCTGCGCAGCCTGGTGCTCAACGCGCTCGGCCGCCAGCAGCGCGACAGCACCGAAGCCGATGCCGGCGGCAGCGCCGGCGCGGACGCCGCCGCCGACCGTGCCGCGGCCTTGCTGCCCGGCCACTCCGCCGCCATGCAGGAGGTGCGCCGCTCGCTGTCGCGGCTGGCGCGCAGCATGGCGCCGGTGGTCATCAGCGGCGAATCCGGCAGCGGCAAGGAGCGCGCCGCGCGCGCCATCCACGCAATCAGCGCGCGCGCCTCGCACCCGTTTATCGCGGTCAACTGCGGCGCCATCCCTGAGACGCTGATGGAGTCGGAGTTCTTCGGCCACGTCAAAGGCGCCTTCACCGGCGCCGACGGCGAGCGCGGCGGCTTCTTTCACGCCGCCAACGGCGGCACGCTGCTGCTCGACGAGGTGGCCGACCTGCCGCTGGCGATGCAGGTCAAGCTGCTGCGCGCGCTGCAGGAGCGTCGCGTGCGCAAGATCGGCGCCAGCCGTGAAGACGCCGTCGACGTGCGCGTGATGTGCGCCAGCCACAAGGACCTGGCCGCAATGGTCGCCGCCGGCCAGTTCCGCCAGGACTTGTATTACCGCCTGAACGTGCTGGCGCTGCGCATGCCCACGCTGCGCGAGCGCGGCGAAGACATCCCGGTGCTGGCGCGCGCCATCCTGGACCATCTGGCAGTGCGCTACGGCGACCCGCATCCCAAGCGCCTGGCGCCCGCGGCGCTGGAGCAATTGGCCGCGTACCGCTTCCCGGGCAATGTCCGCGAACTGGAGAACCTGCTCGAGCGCGCCTACGCCTTTGCCGAGAGCGATCAGATCGAAGTGGCCGACCTCGGCCCGCTGGATGCCGGCGCGCCCGGCGCCGGGCTGATGGCGCCCGCGCCCACGATGGCGTCCCCGGTGCCTGCGACCCAGTACGCGCCCTGGGGCGCGCCGGGCATGTGGGCGCCGATGCCGCCCGCGGCGGCGCCCACGCCCGCAGTGGTGGCCGAACCCGCTGCCGCACCACAGGCCGCCGCACCGTCCACCGCCCAGCCCGAACCCGCGGGCGACGCCACCGAGCGCGCCTGCCGCGGCATCGTCTTCCCGATCGACCTGACCGCCCGGCTCGAAGCCGTGGAGCGCGAACTGATCCTGCAGGCGCTGGCGCAGACCAATTTCAACCGCACCGCCGCCGCGCCGCTGCTGGGCCTGAACCTGCGCCAGCTGCGCTACCGCATCCAGCAGCTGGGCATCCGCGAAGCCATGGACGCCGCCGACCGCGGCGTGGCAGAGAACGCCGGTGACGGCGCGGGCGAGGGCACGCCATGA
- a CDS encoding 2OG-Fe(II) oxygenase — MIREAAAAGGKAGKTGYTESSPELEQWLARHIAQGFGADALVLSMLRSGYDDAFARRAVAAAFGGDIAPANPDKQAPARAAAPQAKPVASAASGPAARPTAYVADGGDRQVPILFRLASPQIRLYQQLLSADECDALVALSRGRLARSPVVNPDTGDENLIDARTSMGAMFQVGEHALIERIEARIAAVTGVPAEHGEGLQILNYKPGGEYQPHFDYFNPQRPGEARQLTVGGQRIATLVIYLNTPEAGGATAFPRVGLEVAPVKGNAVYFSYLLPDGALDGRTLHAGLPVAEGEKWIATKWLRERPYRSEA; from the coding sequence ATGATCCGCGAAGCAGCCGCTGCCGGCGGCAAGGCCGGCAAGACCGGCTATACCGAATCCTCGCCCGAGCTGGAGCAATGGCTGGCGCGGCATATCGCGCAGGGCTTCGGCGCCGATGCGCTGGTGCTGTCGATGCTGCGTTCGGGCTATGACGACGCCTTTGCCCGCCGGGCCGTGGCGGCGGCGTTCGGTGGCGACATCGCGCCGGCCAACCCGGACAAGCAGGCGCCGGCACGCGCTGCGGCCCCGCAGGCCAAGCCCGTGGCAAGCGCCGCGTCCGGCCCCGCTGCACGCCCGACGGCTTACGTGGCCGACGGCGGCGATCGCCAGGTGCCGATCCTGTTCCGGCTCGCCTCGCCCCAGATCCGGCTGTACCAGCAATTGCTGAGCGCCGACGAATGCGACGCGCTGGTGGCGCTGTCGCGCGGCCGGCTGGCACGCTCGCCGGTGGTCAATCCCGACACCGGCGACGAGAACCTGATCGACGCCCGCACCAGCATGGGCGCCATGTTCCAGGTGGGCGAGCATGCGCTGATCGAACGTATCGAGGCGCGCATCGCGGCGGTCACCGGCGTGCCTGCCGAGCACGGCGAAGGCCTGCAGATCCTCAACTACAAGCCCGGCGGCGAATACCAGCCGCACTTCGACTACTTCAACCCGCAGCGGCCGGGCGAGGCCCGCCAGCTGACCGTAGGCGGCCAGCGTATCGCCACGCTTGTGATCTACCTGAACACGCCCGAGGCTGGCGGCGCCACTGCGTTCCCGCGCGTCGGGCTGGAAGTGGCGCCGGTAAAGGGCAACGCGGTCTACTTCAGCTACCTGCTGCCCGACGGCGCACTGGACGGGCGCACGCTGCACGCCGGCCTGCCGGTCGCGGAAGGCGAAAAGTGGATTGCGACCAAGTGGCTGCGCGAGCGGCCGTATCGCAGCGAGGCATGA
- a CDS encoding cytochrome C assembly family protein: MVIVLYALTALLYCGLAWHGWATRHAGVASTAAKAGPAGGAASAVLVAGGPGNALPPAGGAHGEGRPAWWHVLMLAALASHGMLLHETIFPAERMVFGFAFALSAMLWLGVGIYWIESFFFSLAGLGLIVIPVALVASLMPLAFPGSQILGYAAQPLFKLHFVIANVAYGLFTLAAFHAFLMLLAERRLHGFRHAPARPADGKATQPSQWLGRWLDLLPPLLTLEKLLFRLIGAGFVLLTLTIGSGLLFSEELFGRAFRMDHKTVFALISWAMFGGILAGRIFRGWRGKVALRWVIASFGILLLAYVGSRFVIEVVLHRL; the protein is encoded by the coding sequence ATGGTCATTGTACTGTATGCCCTGACGGCACTTCTCTATTGCGGCCTGGCCTGGCACGGCTGGGCCACGCGCCATGCCGGCGTTGCCTCCACTGCCGCCAAGGCCGGCCCAGCCGGTGGCGCGGCCTCGGCCGTGCTGGTCGCCGGCGGCCCCGGCAACGCCCTGCCACCGGCGGGCGGCGCGCACGGCGAGGGCCGGCCCGCGTGGTGGCACGTGCTGATGCTGGCGGCGCTGGCCAGCCACGGCATGCTGCTGCACGAAACCATCTTCCCGGCCGAGCGCATGGTGTTCGGCTTTGCCTTCGCGCTGTCGGCCATGCTGTGGCTGGGCGTGGGCATCTACTGGATCGAGAGCTTCTTCTTCTCGCTGGCCGGGCTGGGGCTGATCGTGATCCCCGTCGCGCTGGTCGCCAGCCTGATGCCGCTGGCCTTCCCCGGCTCGCAGATCCTGGGCTATGCGGCGCAGCCGCTGTTCAAGCTGCACTTCGTCATCGCCAACGTGGCGTACGGGCTGTTCACACTGGCGGCGTTCCATGCCTTCCTGATGCTGCTGGCCGAGCGCCGGCTGCACGGTTTCCGCCACGCGCCGGCGCGCCCGGCCGATGGCAAGGCCACGCAACCCAGCCAGTGGCTGGGCCGCTGGCTGGATTTGCTGCCGCCGCTGCTGACGCTGGAGAAGCTGCTGTTCCGCCTGATCGGCGCCGGCTTCGTGCTGCTGACGCTGACGATCGGCTCGGGCCTGCTGTTCTCCGAAGAGCTGTTCGGCCGCGCCTTCCGGATGGACCACAAGACCGTGTTCGCGCTGATCTCGTGGGCCATGTTCGGCGGCATCCTGGCCGGGCGCATCTTCCGCGGCTGGCGCGGCAAGGTGGCGCTGCGCTGGGTCATCGCCTCGTTCGGCATCCTGCTGCTGGCCTATGTCGGCAGCCGCTTTGTGATTGAAGTGGTCCTGCACCGTCTCTGA